From a single Anomaloglossus baeobatrachus isolate aAnoBae1 chromosome 4, aAnoBae1.hap1, whole genome shotgun sequence genomic region:
- the LOC142302907 gene encoding olfactory receptor 1-like, which yields MCECNQTEVTEFLLLGFKDLYRFKYLFFIIFLFSYLIIMNGNLLIIVLVSTNHNLNIPMFIFLKHLAVADILITTTIVPMMLNIILLDMKAIPVKNCIIQLYFFFIFGFIQCYLIAIMSYDRYLAICSPMHYNSIMQPHVCLKMVLGTWFFMFFLSLDIVLFFHMEFCGQNVIDHFFCDSRPLIELATSDTYLLVSVDFVFSIILVIIPFTLIIISYIRIFFTIMTLSSTSGRRKAFSTCSSHLTTVCTYYGTFMMVYMVPSDVNSLSTNKFMSLLYLVVTPMMNPIIYSLRNQEIRKTIQQMFKKMKGCN from the coding sequence ATGTGTGAGTGCAACCAGACCGAAGTCACAGAGTTCCTGCTCCTTGGATTTAAAGATCTTTATAGATTCAAGTATCTGTTCTTCATCATTTTCCTCTTCTCTTACCTGATAATAATGAATGGAAACCTTCTTATTATAGTGTTGGTGTCCACCAACCACAACCTCAATATCCCAATGTTCATCTTTCTCAAGCATCTAGCTGTGGCCGATATCCTCATAACCACGACCATTGTGCCGATGATGCTAAATATAATACTATTGGATATGAAGGCGATACCAGTGAAGAACTGCATCATCCAGCTTTACTTTTTCTTTATATTTGGTTTCATCCAGTGTTATCTCATCGCTATAATGTCCTATGATCGATACTTGGCCATTTGCAGCCCGATGCATTACAATTCTATAATGCAACCTCATGTTTGCCTCAAGATGGTTCTTGGCACCTGGTTCTTCATGTTTTTCTTATCTTTGGATATCGTATTGTTTTTCCACATGGAATTTTGTGGTCAAAATGTCATAGACCATTTCTTCTGTGACTCTCGACCGCTGATTGAATTGGCTACATCAGACACTTACCTCTTAGTTTCAGTTGACTTTGTTTTTTCTATCATTTTGGTCATCATCCCTTTTACTTTAATTATTATAAGCTATATTAGAATTTTCTTCACTATAATGACCCTTTCATCCACCAGTGGACGGAgaaaagccttctccacctgcagctctCATCTCACCACTGTATGCACCTACTATGGAACCTTCATGATGGTCTACATGGTGCCATCAGATGTTAATTCATTGAGCACAAACAAGTTCATGTCTCTTCtgtaccttgtggtgactccaATGATGAATCCCATCATATATAGCCTGAGGAACCAGGAGATAAGAAAAACTATTCAGCAAATGTTTAAGAAAATGAAAGGATGCAATTAG